The nucleotide window GCAGTCTGCAGAATAAGACTTTTCTGTCAGTTACTTGGTTTTATTTGGTGAACCCAAatttttggctttatttttccGTGGACGCTGCTGCCATGGCTGGTTTGATCCCCTCGCGCGTGGACTTCAGCTCTTCTAGTTCTGTGTTTAGTTTGCTGATCACCCATTCCAGGGCGTCCCGACCCTGCCAGAAAAATACCAGAATTTAGGATCAGAACAGATGCAACACTACTGCTCATGTTTCTATAGTTCTTCCTCTGTCAGACAtgaaacttgttttaaaatcaaTGTCATGCCCTGCGTAGTTTGATACCAGATTATATTGATAatttcttagcatcttcttaCGGAAACTTCACTGCAAAGACATTTGCTTCACCATTAAGCCAGAAGCAAATGCAATGCTGGTGTGAGCTCCCAGTAGCACAAGGCCTAATTCAGCAGTCAAGTTTCCTTACCTAACAGAattgctggttttgctgtttgctgctcCTACCACCCAAAGAATATTATGGCAAAATCCAGGTACTGTTCTCAGCTTTATTAGCCAAGATATATAGAGAGTTTTTGAGAAGATCCAGGACAATGAAAGTCTTCCAGTGCTCTTTAAAGTAGCAGCTAAGTGATCTGATACCTATCAAGAGTTCTGAAGTGGACTCACACTGAATTCTACATTTGTACATCGCAATTTTCAGCAGCTAAATCAGACTAATTGAGAGTTGCATATTTTATATCAAGGTATGGGAATGTCTCAAGCTCAGAACTGACAGCCAGTAAGAGCTGGAGAACCCAGGGCAATAAGCCTGGCAAAAATCTTTTACCTGAAGAAGACTCTGTAGCAGCTGCACCCTAATGACCACAAGATGCAGCCAACGGCACAATGAAGTCAAGAAAGAGAAAGACTTTAACTAAACAAAAGTCAAGATTTTGTAACTCTGCAAGCTCAGAATAGCAGCTTTTGTCAAAGCAAGCAGATGGGATCAGAGCAGGAGAACACCTGGCCTTTTTTCACTAAGAGAGAAGTCAAGAGAGATTCACCTCTATTACTCTACTAAGAATAAGAAATACAAATGGTGGAGAGCAGTAAGTGGAAGCCACATGGCTCTGGCCGAGTTTAGAATTCTGGAGATACAGATTGAGCCCAAAAAGTCATAAATGTTCAGGACAGCCATTGTCAGTGTTTAAGCCTTCTGTAGACAGTGACAGAAAGGACAAGCACAGCCTCCTCTGCACACAGAGTTTTGTTCCAAACTGTGAGGTGCTAATTTAGTTGTATTCATTAAAGGTGATAAAGTGCACAGAAACATCACAGTGTCCAGAACCTGCTGTTGTCCTGTATAGACTACTAAGCATGAACAAGAATCTGCATAAGCAGCTTTGAAAacctaaggaaaaaagaatgtcAGAAGAACGCTCATACACACTTCAAGGAAATTTTTGCCACGCTACAAACATCAGTCTGGAATAATATGATAAGCCCAGATCCAGAGTGCAAAGTGAAAcctattaaaggaaaaaaagttttactgTGAATAGGAGCACAGTTATCTCAAGACTCTCTTGAGATGACTCACTAAGGTCAGTGAAGGGCTGACTCGATTTCTCTTTGGGTTTTCCATATTCCAGGGACTCACAGAATAAACACTAATTGCTACTTCTGCACTGGCAGGCAGTCCTTAAACTGAGAAAAGTCATCCAGGTATCACAATAAAGTGTTCAGCTTTAGTCAAGGCTCAGAAAGGGAGATTAAGCTCCACCCCAAATTACCTCAAGAACTAGGATGTTTAAGTTAATTAGTTCAAGAGATGCCTTTAAAAGATAGTAATAATATTCAAGAAAGCACGATTGAAATTGTCCACTTTAAGTATAGGTTGCTGATAGAAGATCTTAGAAGGGATGATTTAACTTTTGAGCTCCTTCCATTTGAGTACCAAAGTGACTGTTCTTCAGCAGGGAGTAATTTCCAACTTCTCCACAGACTGTGCAAGACCTGGGAATGccagcaaagcagaaataaaagcaccTACACATGGGCAAGCTACTGCAGAGCAACAAGTTGTAACCAGCCGTGAATTAACTGAGATGAGTGCTCGCTAAGGAAAAAgtggggggcagggagggggaatCATCTTTCATTAAGCAGGCATTTGGACCTTTAAAAGTCAAGTCTAAATATCCTCTCTGAGGTGACACAGGTACACAGAACTGAGATAGCAACAGCTTGGATGTTACATTTGTTATATTGCTCAAAGAAGACTTGTAAGAAGGTCAAACATCCTGGCCATAGAAAACACTCAGTAGAAAAACACAGATTCTTTTCAGGACCTGACTTGAAATAATCACATCATTGTGTTTTACTTGATATCTTTGTGGAtgagataaattatttttaaaaatccatgaCATTCAACTGCCACACCAAGATATTTCCTCCAGTTTTTGAGAGTACATAGGTCTGTGTATATCTCCTTAGACTTGCATATACTATATGCCATATTTTGCAGCTAAGAATAAACTCATGATTTTGGCAAGGAAGACTTCAGGAACATTCTGCACAGGAAATTAAGTTAGAAATCTCAACCAGATCCAAAGCCTCCAAGTGCCACGAAAACTACCCAGTTATCAGAAAAAATCTGACAGAGGACTGTCTATAAAGTGTCATACTGTACAACAAGTTCTACAGTCAGTCATTAAGCAAGCACATTCATCCCCAGGCATGCACGTTGTGTTATTCATTATTGCAGGTGTCAGCAGCATGACGTGGCTGGCAGAACAAGCGCTGCATATGAAGATTTGTTGGTAGAGCTTAATGACTGATAAGTGCTGAGCCTTTGTAGTTgatgttttccagaaaaacagCCATAAAAGCTTAGTGGAATGAGAATGTAAAAGCAAACACTCACCGCATACACAGATCTCAAAGGAAGCAGTGTAAAAAGCCCAACTTTCTTAACTAGGAGAAGCAGCAAaatggatttctttctttttaagaaatctTATTGGTTGAAGCAGAAGCCAATACAGGAATGACAGGGACAGGCTACACTGACTAGTGGAAGGAGAACAATCTGCAGAGAGGTCTCAGAGAGGCAAATACACTCAGTTCTCTCAACGCTGAACTCAGATTTGTTCATAGTTATATAACTGCAGGTACATGTCACTACTAAAATGAATGTAACTACAAGACCAATGAAAAACAGGAACAGTCTGGCATCCTGACAGCTTCAAGCTTTGCACAGATTTCCTCAGAAGGGCCACATTATTCCtcaggcagaagaaaagcaaatacaatTCTGCTACACAGAACATTATCCCTGTTAGGCAACCTGTTTCAAGAAATCAATTTTATATCCTAAGAATACAgctctgtttcatttttataaagCCAATTCCATTCACTAgccaatttattaatttctttaggCACCAGCTTTATATACTGAAATCACAGAAACTAGGACCAGATCAAACACCCAGTGGAGGGACACCTTCACATCCCTAGCTGTCTGCAGCCTTCAAGCCATAAGCAAGACTGTGTGGCACAAGACATGGCTGCAGCACGTTGGCTGCCCAGTGGCACAAGCACGGGTTCATGGATCCAGCCTGGACCAGGGCTACGCTCACCCTCCACAACTGCAGTGCAAGGAACAGGTCTGCCATTCCTGTATGCAAGGTGTGTAAAACAGACATGCAGGGTAGTTTATGAAATCCACGCGACAACAGTCCATGCAGATATTCGCTAGAAAGCTGAAATGCTGTACCAAGAAGAAGAATGCTGGCATTACCACTAGTTAGTACAAACTGCAGGTGTGGAGAACTGCTAGCTTAGAGCGCTTTCAGAATTTTGAATTATCCACTCAATAGCATCCCACCCCTAGAGTAACACAAAAAGATTTACAACAAACAGCAAATGATTTTTTCattgtcattaaaaataataatgcatcACCAGCCACTGCTACCTCAGAGCAAAGTCTTGATAATTCCTGTTTCTTCAGaacaacaaaacattttttagtaACTCTCATGAAGTTTAAGAGGGGTGTTGAGAGCACAGAGGCACAGCACATCATGTAAGAAGAGCTAGTATTAGCAGAGTAAGTACTGGTTAGCAAGGAAAGGGTTGGTAACAGCAATTACAAATTCCTGCCAAGTTCAAAATCTGTAGAGACTTTTTAGTGAAATACATAGGACAAGAAGACCTTTCTGATTTGCAAGAAGCTTGTAAGTCAGTGCATTCCTTGAAAATGGCAGAACGGAAcaatctttaaaagaaattgagCTCTCTCACAGGCAACACCTCAACAGgtacaaagaaatatttacagctTCTCTGATTTCAAAAGAAACATGCAAAGAAACAATGCCTCAAGAGGAATTTTGCCAGCATTTTAATGTGTGCCTAACTTGATCTGGCACACCAGCCAACTAGACAATGCTTTGCTACCTCTGGGTCAGCCTGAAATTTGGTTGTGAGCCAGGGTTTGTTCCTCTCTTTCAAGAATATACACTCCACACAGACTTGTAAATGGATCAGAGCAGAACTGTAATTTAACTGAAATACcttccattaaaaacaaacagagagCATCCAGCTAGGTAAAGGTACTCTTCAGTGTCTAGGAATGATCCATCACTCCTTCCCCATCCCATGATTTTAACATGTTTTCCTCTCACCTTAGGAGGTGCTTCTTAGGAGAAGCACACAGAAGGGTGGAAAAGGaggctttttcctctctgatcTAGTTGGTCCTACCAAGTTGGCTTACACTGGCTTGGTCAAGGATCATCCCTCACAAGGATGAAGGGGTGGCCAAAGCACAGGATTTATGGCATAGCAGGAGTTACCTGGGCCAGATTCCCACTGTGCTGAACCCCTCCAGCAATGCAGAACACAATCTCAAACTCCTAACAGCTTGGTATCATCCTGCTGTTAAGCAGCAAGGCCTATGCTTCTCTAGCAATTccatttcttccccaaaaaacTGTAGGACAAAAGTGCCCAAGAATAAGTACTCCCATAGCTCTGCTTGTGCTgaagagcagctccatggctgCAGgcaaaatagaaaaagcaaGCACGGGACAGAGCAGTCAGTGCAGTGTTACCCAGGTGAGCCAGCACAGCCTTACCTCCTCAAAGAATATGCTTCTGCTTACATTAAATTGCTTTTAGCCAAAGGCAAGGAGACAGCTCAATAATGGATATGAACTGGAACAACTGACAAAAGCAGTATAGAAAATATGCTGGTATTAACTGATATTATATCCACATTATAAAGGCTGAAAGTGAAGTTACATTTTCTACTAGCACTAACTCCTAGAAATAGGTTGCTGAGCTTCTACAAAAAATCTATTGAAACACTGCGCACAAAATctagagaaattaaatataacatTCAACACACACCATTGACAATTACTATTCCAAAAGAGTGATTGGgtgggggaagagagggagaacaCAGAATAAAGATGTACCTTTCTGGCATTAGAAGATATTGTGTTTGCCATCAAGCTTTCCAGATAACTGCTCAAGCTAATGCCTTTAACAGTAATAATTGCTTCTTGGGTTAGCACAGTCCTGTAAGGCAATAAAAAAAGGTTAACAGCTAAGCTGAAAAGGACTAACAAATTGTCTCCTAGACACAAAGACGCACACAAATTTCCCTACTTACTTTTCTGGGTTTTCTGGATGAGGAGTGTAAACCAGTCTCTCGTCAACAGACACCAAGTTTGTGAGCGTAATCTTAAGAAcaaaaacagagctgaaatcctCACTTCCcacctttcatttttctgttatcAGCAGCACTACTCAATAGCAAAGCATTCAATTTAGTGTCAAAGTACTGCACACAGAATATAAAACCCAGAACACGGTCAATAGAAAGACCTATAAAGGGTGATGCATCTTCTCCTATCCTTGATCTAATTATATCAAAGTTCCCATTCACAGGACAGAGCACCAACAGCTTTCCCTGAATGTCAAAGTTTGATTTATGGCCAGCAATTAAGAGAGGCTCTTTCAGACCCCCATAGCACCACCTGGACTAGACAGAAAATTAATACTCAGGAAGGACAAGGCCTATTGTACAGAAACAAGGCTCTCCAAGAGACAACCCCACGTTAAATCTGAGAGTTACAAGTTACCAGGATACCAAAATATAGCACAATACTTCATTTACATTCTATGAAAAAAGGCATTTCACATTAAAACTTTTGTTGGAAATGACAGAACTCAATCATCTAAAAGTCAAACTATTTTACATGCATTCCAAGAACTAATCTTACATTAAAAGCAGAATCACAAATGTTTGatgattaattatttaaatgtggagaagaagaaaatgggaaaggaaaaagattcATCTAAGACACTGATTAAGACATGTAAATTGTTGCCTCCAATGAAAGACACAGATACATTTCTAATCTAAATGTTAAGAGCAAAATATCCAACTTCCAGAACTAATTATCAGAAACTTCTTAAGCCACCACTTACATTAGTTGAGCAAAGCTCCATCTTCTTTTCCACTGGATCTACCACAGAATGTTCCTCTATATAAGTCAGAGTTCTACTTGTTCCTAATatctgagggggaaaaaaaaaggttaagcACCAAAATCTAACAAACAAACTGAACCTTATAACACATAAATGCTAAGTTCTCAGTGACCccaaataaacacaaattcaTGGATACCAGAGGATTGTGATCAGTGGTGAGATTTCATTGTCTAGAATGTATCAGCCACAGAGCATGGCACAGACCAGCCTGGAAGGCATTTACAGACATACACAAATTTCAGGTTTTACTTCAAAGTCAGCTCTAATTCACAGGATGATATAAGAGGGATCACACCCTTAATAAAGAATGAAGGCTGCAAAAATGTACCGCTTTGACAATACTGGGCAATCCCCACTCCGTGCTGAGAAGACGGTGACTGTGCAGCCTCCCCTGGTTATCCAGGCTCCTGTCGAGAACATCTACTCCTACCACACACGGATTCATGGGGTTGGGGTACTTCCTCATAGCAGCTTTGATCACAGTATCCCAGGGATGCCTGCAAAAGGAAGAGGTGAGagtttttttaagtattttgtaTTGAATCGTAAGTAATCACACGATACTAAATCAGGATATAGGTTGTGCAATATGGTACAGGCTATGCAGCTTCATAGCTCCCAGAAATCCCTCTGGAATACAGTTATGCTTGGAAAGGCAATAAGAGAGTATTGAtacaaaaacagaagaaaaaagaaattcttctctccAGACTGAAGCAAGGAATTATTAATGCAAGACTAAGAAAAATGAAGGCAAGGGGCAACAGTCACTCACTGCTACAAGTGACATTCCAAGTAGTGCCCACAGAGATGGTGGAAATCTCAGCTCACTCCAGAACAATACCAGGAAAACAACCTCACCTAACACGCAAGCTTGCCCTGCTTTGAGAAGAAGGCTAGACTATATGACCTGCAGGAGTCCACTCCACCACaaatttttctgtaattctaaGCATACCAAATAAACTAAAGACACTAGCAAAGACATCACTAGCTTCTGCTCCTTCCtatagccaaaaaaaaaaaaaaaaagtaaagtgaaattaaattctACTAAAAAAAGGATGATTGGGAAgttcaaaataaagaaacagatttttagaAACCCCATGAGCTCACAGCCTGACGTCTGCACCTACACCACTGCTTCTAGCAGTTTGTTAGCATGAATTTCACTTATGGATACTCTTCTCAGAACTGtttttacaaaacaaattttgaTAACCTCAAATTCCTGGGATTGGAGCAGTCCTGCCACTCAAGACCAGACTGTCCACATAGCTCTTGAGGTACTTCAGAGATTTCCTTCTGAAACAGAGGAGGCTACAGAAACCATGGACTTGATCCAACAGAGAAATTCTGTCCCtaattatttctatattcagaATAACTGACTGTCCTGACATGATAGCCTTAAAGCCTTTAAAGGTATGTTTAAAAATTCAGCAATTGGTATCTAACTTAAGAAGGCTTACGGATGCCAACTTTTACTTAAGAGTTACACTTGGGGCCctaaatggattttattttagtctTAAAATAGATTGGTACAGAAAGACACTGGCAGTACAGCACTACAAGAACAAACAGAAAGTTGGACaaataagttatttttctaACAAGAAAAGTGTCAGAAAGCTTTACTGGTGCAAGCAGGAGAAATAAGAGCCCtcaattcctgcagcagaagGAGAGCTGGAGGATTGTTCCTTGTTCCATCTTTGGTGACTTTACACCTCCATCAACAGAAGATACACAAACTGAAAATGACAAAATTCTGTTAAATGTCCCTAAGGGATTGAGTCAGAGATCTGATAAGTCACAACAACATTTTATTAACCATTCAAATGAACTACCTACACCCACATATATTACGCCATTAGATGGGGATGTTCTAATACAGAACTTGATGAGAAAATGtcaaataaaaatagcttttgcaTTCCCTAGGTGACAAATACTCATCTCAAACTCGGGAGCTGTGTCATGCTCGAGCAGCCTCTGCCTGATATTTCCTGCTAGAAACCACAGTTCACTTACACCAGACCAATGCTGAAGTGGAGCACCAAGTACCTGCATCAGCGCAAGGAATTCAGTTGTGTTgaggaaattaaagaaattcaGAGCAACACATGAGGGATATTTTGTAAATATGTTAAGAACTATCACCCCCGGTGTTCTTCTGGCCTCAGGACTTTCGGAACACCTGTAGCAGAGGAATCATCCCAGAGCTGCACCGGCACTGCGGAGCCCCCCACGCCAGCTCCCCGGGACAGCTTGCTACACACCTCCCGATACTTTTCCCCTGTTGCTTCCTGGTTTCGCGTAGCTGGAACCGGGTGGCCAGAACCGCGTTCCATGCAGAAAAGCTCTGATGGAAAGAACactcagagctggctgctgggcacacctgaggcTAAGGGACACCGTCACTCTGTCCACACCTCTTGGAATATATCATAGGCTACACCAGTAGtttggcatttatttttatttatagtgTGAAAGTTATTTTTCCTAAACAGCCCTTAATCAAGCCATCACGCTGTCGGGCCAGCCCTACACTCCATCCTGCTGGAATGCTGTTCCTGAGACAGGAGAAGCCCAGGCGCGGGGTCCGGCCGCGCAGGAAGCAGCTCGAGACGATGCAGGACCGGCACCACCGAGGCCCGTTCCCggcttccctcctcctccccggcCGCAGCATTCCCATTTCCGCCGTCACCCCAGCGAGACCCGGCTCGCCCCGCACGGCCCGGCTCCGTGAAGCGCGGGGGTCCCGCCGCGCCCTCCGGCTCTCCCCGCCCGGCCCCCTCACCCGAACACGTGCTCCGAGCTCCAGATCTTCATGGCCGCTCGCGGTGTGTCCCTCAGAGCCCGGCGGGAAGCAGGGCGGGAAGGAGGGCGCGCGGTGGCGGCCGCCTGACTGACAGCCTCGCGCCGGCCCGGCAAGCGCCAGCGGCCGCCGGGAGGGGCGCGGGGGCGTGCCCGCGCCTCGGCGCGCGCGTCACGCGCCTGCGTCaccgccccgcccctcccgcgcCCGCGGAAGAGGCGATGCAGCGCGCATGCGCGGGAGCgcgcgccggccgggccgggtgTCGCTGTGTCCCGAGCTGGAAGCGACTCCCAGGGATCGTCCAAGTCCAGTTCgtagccctgcacaggacagccccaggaaCCGCGTGCCCGAGAGCGTTACCCAAACGCTTCTCGAACTctgccaggcttggtgctgtgaccatttTCCTGGgggcctgttccagtgctcaaccagaaccttttcctgatatccaacctaaacctcccgTGATACAGTTAGCGCTGGAAAGGCGCATCCTGAGAAAGCAGTTCTGTCTTACCACTGACTGACTGTTCCCCCTGGTCTTCACAAATAAACCCTCACCACCAGCTCCTCAGTACAAAGGAGACGTGGAGCTCCCGGAACAGCTCTGGTGGAGAGCTACAAATCTGATGgagctggagcatctctctcatgagggaggaagggctgagggaCCTAGGCCTAACCTCCAGAAGAGACTGTTGGGAGAGGGACACATcattgtgtatatatatttagagcagagggtgcccagaggatggatccaggctctgctcagtggtgccaagcattaggacaagaggcaacaggcagaaactgatgcttAGGAAGCTCTGTCCTACTGAATATGAGGCAGAACTTGTTTTACTGTgtgggtgactgagcactggaacagattgcccagagaggctatGGACTCTCTCttactggagatattcaagaaccatctggatgcaactctgtgccatgtgctctgggatgaccctggttgaacagggaggttggaccCAATcacccactgtggtccctttcccattttgtgattttgggattctgtgagCTACCAGCGTTTTGGTTTAATCAAACCAGGAGTTTTTCTTAAATACCCAACTAACAGCCATGGGGGTGAcacacagccagggacagcatgtgcagggctgtgcccagggatgAAGTTGAGGAATACATGTGGGGCAGTAGCTCGGTTTGCAAGCTGCAGATTGAGATGTAGCTCTTGGTGGGAGCCTG belongs to Vidua macroura isolate BioBank_ID:100142 chromosome 1, ASM2450914v1, whole genome shotgun sequence and includes:
- the PRELID3A gene encoding PRELI domain containing protein 3A isoform X1; translated protein: MKIWSSEHVFGHPWDTVIKAAMRKYPNPMNPCVVGVDVLDRSLDNQGRLHSHRLLSTEWGLPSIVKAILGTSRTLTYIEEHSVVDPVEKKMELCSTNITLTNLVSVDERLVYTPHPENPEKTVLTQEAIITVKGISLSSYLESLMANTISSNARKGRDALEWVISKLNTELEELKSTREGIKPAMAAASTEK
- the PRELID3A gene encoding PRELI domain containing protein 3A isoform X2, which gives rise to MRKYPNPMNPCVVGVDVLDRSLDNQGRLHSHRLLSTEWGLPSIVKAILGTSRTLTYIEEHSVVDPVEKKMELCSTNITLTNLVSVDERLVYTPHPENPEKTVLTQEAIITVKGISLSSYLESLMANTISSNARKGRDALEWVISKLNTELEELKSTREGIKPAMAAASTEK